From the uncultured Trichococcus sp. genome, one window contains:
- a CDS encoding GGDEF domain-containing protein, with amino-acid sequence MVSLLANIGIMFFAIYFYLRSNFGTPNQDNQKVSYYIKSILLEVLVGIVLLSFSTVVLGIRYDFRFLMFCFSAKYIDWKITSSSILLLGILRFVWGNNDIAQINLIISILMAVTLPLIAHYTQHRLNELTQLLVLVTYALIPTIVFTNHLIADKSLVLVISSIMVTSGYAATFVMHFFITDLYRLIVSASTDHLTALKNVRTFNHDLIEVEREKKAVTLAVIDIDYFKDYNDSFGHDNGDLLLKQMAQVFNELANFDTDFYRIGGEEFAVIVDTPNQRDAEEFIHDLQEIVAHRRFCTTSGDPVSVTISVGVAHNHTGETLKRTLKRADVALYKAKKGGRNQVIVSFPH; translated from the coding sequence ATGGTTAGTCTACTGGCAAATATTGGGATCATGTTTTTTGCTATTTACTTCTACTTGAGAAGCAATTTTGGAACGCCAAATCAAGATAATCAGAAAGTATCCTACTACATCAAAAGTATATTGTTGGAAGTTCTTGTAGGAATCGTTTTGTTGAGCTTTTCCACGGTTGTTCTGGGGATAAGATATGATTTCAGATTTCTGATGTTTTGTTTTTCTGCTAAATATATAGACTGGAAAATAACCAGTTCAAGTATCCTGTTGTTAGGGATTCTGAGGTTTGTCTGGGGCAATAATGATATTGCCCAAATCAACCTGATCATCAGCATTTTGATGGCAGTCACATTGCCGTTGATAGCCCATTATACCCAGCATAGGTTGAATGAGCTGACTCAATTGCTTGTCTTGGTCACGTATGCTCTCATCCCTACAATTGTGTTCACCAATCACCTGATAGCTGATAAATCACTTGTGCTGGTGATAAGCAGTATCATGGTTACATCCGGGTATGCCGCAACTTTTGTGATGCACTTTTTTATTACGGATCTGTACAGATTGATTGTATCTGCCAGCACCGATCATCTGACGGCCCTTAAGAACGTGCGCACGTTCAACCACGATTTGATTGAAGTGGAACGGGAAAAGAAAGCTGTAACTTTGGCAGTGATCGATATCGATTATTTTAAGGACTACAACGATAGCTTCGGACATGACAATGGGGATTTGCTTTTAAAACAGATGGCGCAGGTGTTCAATGAACTTGCGAATTTTGACACGGATTTCTACAGAATCGGTGGTGAAGAGTTTGCAGTGATCGTCGACACTCCTAATCAAAGGGATGCAGAGGAGTTCATTCATGACTTACAGGAAATAGTCGCTCACAGACGCTTCTGCACAACTTCAGGAGATCCGGTCAGCGTTACGATATCTGTGGGGGTGGCGCACAATCACACAGGGGAAACCTTGAAAAGAACGCTTAAACGGGCCGATGTGGCGCTGTATAAAGCAAAAAAAGGCGGCAGAAACCAAGTGATTGTTTCGTTCCCTCATTAA
- a CDS encoding bifunctional diguanylate cyclase/phosphodiesterase, with protein MGRDKLKRINVTYFWGPFLIIAIVFSVLTYVAVKNRIDEKYEQLRDTTMEIADSYSHSLAQTAEAHEIITELLDEKIRIASQAIMLIENKANNDVLAAISKTFIVDEIHLYNNDGVVTHSSYEGTVGWQAYEGHPVYDFMMSEQTTLVEDVRRDTENGVYYKFGYVKDETGGFVQLGILAENIQAFTGEFEIQKLINEISGRGDVKQVFFVNPKHEIIASSLPGYTGSTIEQKELRAEMDSDASEVQRGEKDGDDFFSLSEPIFVEDEKIGTLLIYWPTDELDAEVNENIRYAILTLLFIIIVIGGMGLSAYRKSKTNIKIAYYDELTGLRNSKYLSEYLYRVLRNPYRRNKAVLLLNFVNFKTLNITYGFLYGDEILKQIAFKVRTALGSEENFFRFDGDRFIVVLDDYEDQEELKLVANKLLHIFENPIMEVTERQYVDAQIAIVEIKDRHTSTDKILQDAILTLSYIKDSSDDQVAFFNEDMEKRLLRQDKIVKVLREVIEGKDTESFYLEFQPKLDLMKDKVIGFEALARLRIENLGQVAPDEFIALAEEKLLIYDLGNHILLLACDFVKRLQDEGFHETSVAVNISGIQLLREDFLENLQKKLFSSEKGRKPLEFEVTETVLLDHFSQINETLEAIKKMGIAISLDDFGTGYSSFSRLAELNIDTVKIDRFFIDKISHTAEKDLIISDIISMAHKIGLSVVAEGVEDERQRAYLQKYGCDIIQGYLLSRPLAEESAINFLRRYESDVQR; from the coding sequence TTGGGAAGAGACAAATTGAAGAGGATAAATGTAACTTATTTTTGGGGCCCGTTTTTGATAATAGCGATAGTCTTTTCGGTTTTGACTTACGTGGCAGTCAAAAATCGAATTGATGAAAAGTATGAGCAGCTTCGGGATACGACCATGGAAATTGCGGACAGCTATTCCCACAGCTTAGCTCAAACTGCTGAAGCACACGAAATCATCACGGAACTTTTGGATGAAAAAATCAGGATAGCAAGTCAAGCCATCATGCTTATCGAAAATAAGGCGAATAATGATGTTTTGGCCGCTATTTCCAAAACGTTCATTGTGGATGAAATACATTTGTACAACAATGACGGAGTAGTTACCCACAGCAGTTATGAAGGAACTGTCGGGTGGCAAGCATATGAAGGGCACCCGGTGTATGATTTCATGATGAGCGAGCAGACTACGCTGGTGGAGGACGTCCGTCGAGACACCGAGAATGGCGTTTACTATAAATTTGGCTATGTTAAAGATGAGACTGGTGGATTCGTGCAATTAGGGATTCTGGCAGAAAATATACAGGCGTTCACTGGGGAGTTTGAAATCCAAAAATTGATAAATGAAATTTCGGGTAGAGGGGATGTAAAACAAGTATTTTTTGTCAATCCTAAACACGAAATTATTGCAAGCAGCCTTCCTGGCTATACGGGGAGCACCATTGAGCAAAAAGAACTTCGTGCAGAAATGGACAGCGATGCATCGGAAGTTCAGAGAGGTGAAAAGGATGGGGATGATTTTTTTAGTCTTTCCGAGCCTATATTTGTCGAAGATGAAAAAATTGGCACGTTGCTGATCTATTGGCCCACTGATGAACTCGACGCTGAAGTCAATGAAAACATTCGTTATGCTATCTTAACATTGTTGTTTATTATTATTGTGATTGGCGGCATGGGTTTATCCGCGTATCGGAAAAGCAAAACCAATATCAAAATTGCCTACTATGATGAGCTTACGGGTCTCCGCAACAGCAAATATCTTTCGGAGTACTTATATCGTGTCCTACGAAATCCATACAGAAGAAATAAAGCGGTGTTGCTTCTCAATTTCGTTAATTTTAAAACACTGAACATCACCTACGGATTTTTATATGGAGATGAGATACTCAAACAGATTGCATTTAAAGTCAGAACAGCACTAGGTTCGGAAGAAAATTTTTTCCGTTTTGACGGAGACAGATTTATAGTAGTGCTTGACGATTATGAAGATCAGGAAGAACTGAAATTAGTCGCAAATAAACTTTTGCACATTTTTGAGAATCCGATTATGGAAGTAACAGAACGCCAGTATGTGGATGCTCAAATTGCTATAGTGGAGATCAAAGATAGACATACCTCAACGGATAAAATTCTGCAGGATGCCATACTGACACTTTCTTATATCAAGGATAGTTCAGACGATCAGGTGGCCTTCTTTAACGAAGATATGGAGAAACGACTCCTGCGGCAAGATAAAATTGTAAAAGTATTGCGGGAAGTCATTGAAGGAAAAGATACTGAATCTTTTTATCTGGAATTCCAACCGAAGCTCGACTTGATGAAAGATAAAGTCATTGGGTTCGAAGCGCTGGCTAGGCTTCGAATTGAAAATCTAGGCCAGGTGGCTCCGGATGAATTTATTGCTTTAGCTGAGGAAAAATTGTTGATCTATGATTTAGGCAACCATATTCTGCTGCTTGCATGTGATTTTGTAAAACGACTCCAGGATGAAGGATTTCATGAAACGAGTGTAGCAGTCAATATATCCGGCATTCAATTGCTTCGGGAAGACTTTCTGGAGAATCTGCAAAAAAAACTCTTTTCATCAGAAAAAGGCAGGAAGCCACTGGAATTTGAAGTCACAGAAACGGTATTGCTCGACCATTTTAGCCAGATCAACGAAACATTAGAGGCAATCAAAAAAATGGGCATAGCCATTTCGCTGGATGATTTTGGGACGGGTTATTCCTCTTTCTCCAGACTTGCTGAACTGAATATAGATACCGTAAAGATCGATCGGTTCTTTATCGATAAGATCAGTCACACAGCTGAAAAAGATCTGATCATTTCGGACATCATCTCGATGGCCCATAAAATTGGATTAAGCGTTGTAGCAGAGGGTGTAGAGGACGAACGGCAAAGGGCGTACCTACAAAAATATGGGTGCGATATCATCCAAGGCTATCTTCTTAGCAGACCCCTAGCTGAAGAGAGCGCCATTAATTTTTTAAGACGTTACGAAAGTGATGTACAACGATGA